From Sporosarcina sp. Te-1, the proteins below share one genomic window:
- a CDS encoding AAA family ATPase: MEKTTPNRIHIIGSIGSGKTTLAKQLSKQLTIPCFELDNVV; this comes from the coding sequence ATGGAAAAGACGACCCCCAACAGAATACATATTATTGGTTCCATTGGTAGTGGCAAAACAACGTTAGCGAAGCAACTTTCGAAGCAGTTAACTATCCCCTGTTTTGAATTGGATAATGTCGTTTAG
- the hutH gene encoding histidine ammonia-lyase: protein MVVLTGSSLTLTQMNEILYNNQRVTLDEAALGRVQKSRKAVDGIVRNDKTVYGINTGFGKFSDVKIDEKDTKALQLHLIRSHACGVGEPFPEMVSRAMVVLRLNALLKGFSGIRPVVLERFAYMVNNGIHPVIPQQGSLGASGDLAPLSHLALVLVGEGAVWKDGRPEPAQNVWKEHGLDPIVLEAKEGLALINGTQAMTAQGVVNYLEAEKLAYASEWIAAMTMEALYGITDAFHPAIHEARGYQEQVDVASRMLDWLKGSCLTTTQGEKRVQDAYSIRCIPQVHGASWQVLTYVKEKLEIEMNAATDNPLIFEEGDVVVSGGNFHGQPIAFAMDFLKIGVAELANISERRIERLVNPQLNEGLPPFLSPQPGLQSGAMILQYSAASLVSENKTLAHPASVDSIPSSGNQEDHVSMGTIGSRHANQIIQNAKRVLAIEALCALTGCRHRGEDQMAPKTKAKFDELIALVQPIDEDRVFAPDIERIADLLVK, encoded by the coding sequence ATGGTCGTTTTAACAGGTTCTTCTTTAACACTTACTCAAATGAATGAGATTTTATATAACAATCAGCGCGTCACATTGGATGAAGCGGCGCTGGGTCGCGTGCAAAAGAGCCGTAAAGCGGTGGATGGTATCGTCCGAAATGATAAAACTGTATATGGTATCAATACAGGCTTCGGTAAGTTCAGTGATGTAAAAATAGACGAGAAGGACACAAAGGCATTGCAGCTTCATTTAATCCGGTCGCATGCGTGCGGAGTCGGAGAGCCGTTTCCGGAAATGGTGTCTCGGGCGATGGTGGTCCTACGGTTGAATGCCTTACTGAAAGGATTCTCCGGTATTCGTCCTGTCGTCTTGGAACGCTTCGCCTATATGGTGAACAACGGAATCCATCCGGTCATTCCGCAGCAAGGCTCTCTTGGAGCATCGGGTGATTTGGCGCCGCTTTCCCATTTGGCGCTCGTGCTAGTAGGGGAGGGGGCTGTTTGGAAAGATGGCCGGCCGGAACCAGCACAAAATGTCTGGAAAGAACATGGATTGGATCCGATTGTCCTGGAGGCGAAGGAAGGGCTTGCGCTCATTAATGGTACACAGGCGATGACCGCACAAGGCGTCGTGAATTATCTCGAAGCGGAAAAACTGGCCTATGCGAGCGAGTGGATTGCTGCTATGACTATGGAGGCTCTCTATGGCATTACAGATGCCTTCCACCCGGCAATCCATGAAGCACGCGGCTATCAAGAGCAAGTAGATGTTGCATCCCGCATGCTCGATTGGCTGAAGGGAAGCTGCCTGACCACAACGCAAGGGGAGAAGCGAGTGCAAGATGCCTATTCGATCCGCTGCATTCCACAGGTGCACGGGGCAAGTTGGCAAGTTCTCACGTATGTGAAGGAAAAGCTTGAAATAGAAATGAACGCGGCTACGGATAATCCGCTCATCTTTGAAGAGGGCGATGTGGTCGTGTCGGGCGGCAATTTCCATGGCCAACCGATCGCTTTTGCGATGGATTTCCTCAAAATTGGGGTAGCAGAGCTTGCGAATATTTCGGAACGCCGAATTGAACGGCTCGTCAATCCGCAGTTGAATGAGGGGTTGCCGCCATTTTTGAGCCCGCAGCCCGGCTTGCAGTCTGGGGCAATGATCCTGCAATATTCGGCGGCCAGTCTCGTGTCCGAAAACAAAACGCTTGCTCATCCGGCTTCCGTTGATTCCATTCCGTCTTCAGGGAATCAGGAGGATCATGTATCGATGGGGACAATCGGTTCCCGCCATGCGAATCAGATCATCCAAAATGCAAAACGAGTATTAGCGATCGAAGCATTATGTGCCTTGACGGGCTGTCGACATCGTGGAGAAGACCAGATGGCGCCAAAGACTAAAGCGAAGTTTGATGAATTGATTGCGTTGGTGCAGCCGATCGATGAAGACCGAGTGTTCGCTCCGGATATCGAAAGGATTGCCGATTTGCTCGTAAAGTGA
- a CDS encoding DNA topology modulation protein FlaR translates to MDTGDIKRTEQERDAYLSSVLASNNWIIEGVHHKWVSPCFQQAEVILFLDTDITKRRFRIIKRFIMQKLGVEKANYQPTLKILKDLYNYNTVFEHKSKPEIVEMLGPYHDKVIVIKSQDELTSLFK, encoded by the coding sequence TTGGATACCGGCGATATAAAACGGACTGAGCAAGAAAGAGACGCGTATTTAAGCTCAGTTCTTGCCTCAAATAACTGGATTATCGAAGGTGTTCATCATAAATGGGTCTCACCATGTTTTCAACAAGCTGAGGTCATTTTATTTTTAGATACCGATATTACTAAAAGGCGATTCAGAATAATAAAGAGATTTATTATGCAAAAGCTCGGTGTCGAAAAAGCTAACTACCAACCGACATTGAAAATCTTAAAAGATTTATATAACTACAATACTGTATTTGAACATAAAAGTAAGCCTGAAATAGTTGAAATGTTAGGTCCTTATCATGACAAAGTAATCGTTATAAAAAGTCAGGATGAATTAACAAGCTTGTTCAAATAA
- a CDS encoding 5'-3' exonuclease H3TH domain-containing protein, with protein MEPNEKPHILLIDGMALLFRSFFATSAMGHYFPNAEGVPTNGVQGFVRHAMTAVSIFKPTHMAVCWDMGMHTFRNELFDGYKANRPAPAPEMVPQFDMARELSEKIGWKNYGIAGMEADDLIGSLVCEWEGKAEVTIVTGDKDLLQLLRPDVKIAFMKKGYNVYDVYTEERFLNEYEITPMQFIDTKAFTGDTSDGYPGVKGIGPKTALKLIQQYGSVEGVIEALDEVAAGTRKKIEQDMAMLRLSRQLAEIHCKLDFDDPLEALNLPDFNTVLRDELIEMGYTMIVRQMDSLFQTS; from the coding sequence ATGGAACCAAACGAAAAACCACATATTTTATTAATCGACGGCATGGCACTGCTGTTCCGTTCATTTTTCGCCACGTCTGCCATGGGGCATTACTTTCCGAATGCCGAGGGGGTGCCGACTAACGGTGTCCAAGGATTTGTCCGGCATGCGATGACTGCAGTTTCAATCTTCAAGCCGACCCATATGGCCGTCTGCTGGGATATGGGGATGCATACGTTCCGAAATGAACTGTTCGATGGGTACAAAGCGAACCGGCCGGCGCCGGCGCCTGAGATGGTGCCTCAGTTTGATATGGCGCGAGAGTTGTCGGAAAAAATCGGCTGGAAAAATTACGGCATTGCGGGCATGGAGGCGGATGACCTGATCGGTTCGCTCGTGTGCGAATGGGAAGGCAAGGCCGAAGTGACCATCGTGACAGGTGACAAGGATTTATTACAGCTGCTACGGCCAGATGTCAAGATTGCGTTCATGAAAAAAGGATACAACGTCTATGATGTCTACACAGAGGAACGTTTTTTGAATGAATATGAAATTACGCCGATGCAGTTCATTGACACAAAAGCATTCACTGGCGATACGAGTGATGGCTATCCGGGCGTCAAAGGAATCGGACCGAAGACGGCGCTTAAATTGATCCAGCAGTATGGATCTGTGGAAGGCGTCATCGAGGCGTTGGATGAAGTAGCTGCGGGGACTCGCAAGAAAATTGAACAGGATATGGCCATGCTGCGTCTTTCCAGACAACTGGCGGAAATCCATTGCAAGCTTGATTTTGACGACCCGCTCGAAGCACTGAATCTTCCTGACTTCAATACTGTGTTGCGGGATGAGCTCATAGAGATGGGTTATACGATGATCGTACGGCAGATGGATTCATTGTTCCAGACTTCATAA
- a CDS encoding FAD-binding oxidoreductase, whose protein sequence is MPIHAGQLYWPTTMNEASTIKNQLLEKTYDAVVIGGGMSGALTALSLITAGLTVAVVDKNDFAAGSTAANTGLLQYSNDIMLHELIEQIGEEKAVAFYQLCYKALNDLKETAGKLPVDPEFINRPSIYYASDENDLGKIKKEFEVLTKYDFPCEYWDHSTLIKKTGIDKPGALLTYGDAEVNPYKLVRGILQMIQSQGADLHSGLEVTDVIEAKGMLNVLTSGGIVKARNVIYTTGYVKPPVGKLTGEVLKRTYVAVSKPITQPAWYEKALIWETKRPYLYMRTTVDDRIIIGGLDEETDQMDISQEAIRTKAERLILEANDLIPGLQLEVDMSYGALFGESKDELPFIGRHPEKLHHYYLLGFGGNGTVYSMLGAKMLTELIQGKEPAYSQIVGLDRSVPRTDHTIIR, encoded by the coding sequence ATGCCAATCCATGCTGGCCAGTTATATTGGCCGACCACGATGAACGAAGCCAGTACGATAAAAAATCAATTACTTGAAAAGACATACGACGCGGTGGTCATAGGCGGCGGCATGTCCGGCGCACTGACCGCCCTGTCCCTGATAACCGCCGGGTTGACAGTAGCCGTTGTGGATAAGAACGATTTCGCTGCCGGCAGCACGGCTGCTAACACTGGATTGCTGCAATACTCCAATGATATCATGCTTCACGAACTGATTGAACAGATTGGAGAGGAAAAGGCCGTTGCATTTTATCAATTATGCTACAAGGCGTTGAATGATTTGAAAGAAACGGCTGGCAAACTGCCCGTCGATCCTGAATTCATCAACCGGCCCAGCATCTATTATGCTAGTGATGAGAATGATCTTGGGAAAATCAAAAAAGAATTTGAGGTGCTCACGAAATATGACTTCCCTTGTGAGTATTGGGATCATTCCACACTTATCAAAAAGACGGGCATTGACAAGCCTGGTGCATTGTTGACCTATGGGGATGCGGAGGTCAACCCGTATAAATTGGTAAGAGGGATCTTGCAGATGATCCAGTCGCAAGGAGCAGATCTACATAGCGGTTTGGAAGTTACAGATGTCATAGAAGCCAAGGGAATGTTAAATGTCCTGACATCTGGCGGTATTGTCAAAGCACGGAATGTCATCTATACAACCGGCTACGTGAAACCGCCTGTCGGCAAGCTGACGGGAGAAGTCCTAAAAAGGACCTACGTCGCTGTCAGCAAACCGATCACGCAGCCTGCCTGGTACGAAAAAGCACTGATTTGGGAAACGAAACGCCCTTATTTGTATATGCGGACGACAGTGGACGACCGAATCATTATCGGAGGATTAGACGAGGAAACAGACCAGATGGATATCTCACAGGAGGCAATCCGAACGAAGGCGGAACGGCTCATTTTGGAAGCCAACGACTTAATCCCCGGTCTCCAATTGGAAGTGGACATGTCATACGGTGCCCTTTTCGGTGAATCCAAAGATGAACTTCCGTTTATCGGCCGGCACCCTGAGAAGCTGCATCATTACTATTTGCTCGGCTTCGGCGGCAACGGGACCGTATACAGCATGCTCGGTGCGAAGATGCTGACTGAATTGATTCAAGGAAAGGAACCAGCCTATTCGCAAATTGTCGGGCTTGATCGGAGTGTGCCGAGGACGGACCATACTATCATTCGATAA